Part of the bacterium genome is shown below.
ATCGTTCATCGTTAATACTCCGAAAATAGTGAGGAGTATTAAAGTGTGCAAAATAGTTTACACTTGCGGAAAAAAGTGGAGTATAATAGAAAGAAAATAGTTAACGGTTTAGGGTCTATAGTTACTAATGAGTGAGAAAGTATTTTACATTGTGTGTCATTCCCGAATAGCTTTTATCGGGAATCTATTTATGACGAAAGAATGGATTCCTGCTTACTACGTGCAGGAATGACAGTTCACAAACTATTTCTAATTGTATTTCAATATTATATTGGCATAAGAGTTGCTTAATATATAAAAGGAGGATGAGTTATGAAAGTTAAATTACCAATTACTAAAGGGGGCTTCACCCCGTTAGAGATTAAATCAAAAGAAGAATTAGCTTCTAATAATATTGCAAGAGCTAATGAGAAGACAAGGATATTTCCGATTAGTTACGGTCGCCAAAGATACAATGGCGACCTATCTCTAACGGGGTTCACCCTTATAGAACTTATGGTTGTAATTGCAATAATAGGTATTTTAGCGGCAATAATGATACCAAATGTCATTAAACACCTGGAAAAAGGGAAAGAGGCTAAAGCAACTGCAGATATTGATATCCTTGTGAAAGCAGTAAGCCTTTTCCAGATTGATAATGGAGAACTTCCAGGGCAGTTGTCCCAGTTATGGCTTACTGGTGTTGGAGGTCCTTATATATCCAGTGATGAGGGGGAAAGTTTAGATACTCCGTGGGATGGTACCTATGTGATTACATCGGGAACAAGCTCATATACTATTGCAACTACTGACATTGGCAACGAGGGTGAACCAAAAGTTTCAAAAAAAATAATTTTTGAATAAGGAGGAACAATGAAGAAGAAACAAAAATTCAGTAATTACGAATTACCTTTTATCCCCAAAAAATCGGAGATTTTCGGGGACTCAATCCTCGGAATTTCTCTGAAATTCCAGAGGGCCAATTACCATTTGCCAGAAGCAGGTTTTACATTGATGGAACTTATGGTGGTTATAGCAATAATCGTTTTACTTGCCGGAATTATGACGCCCAATGTAGCAAGAAGATTGGAAAGAGCGAAAATGACACGGGCCGAAGCCGACATAGCCGCAATTGAAAACGCTATTGCCATGTATGAAAATGATACAGGAAGATATCCTGAAGATACGCATTCTACTGCATCTTGGGATTCAATAGACGTTTTAGCTTGGAGACTTACTGCTCGAGAGCCTGATGGTACTCCTGAACCACTTATTAGTAATGATCGCAACTGGCATGGTCCCTACATAAAAGGTATAGACGAGGACTCTTGGAAGGAATATTATGTTTATATGAAAAATGAACATTCTACTAATCCTCCTACTCAAGGAACTGATTATCCAGCTTCTGGTGATGGTGGTTCTGTTGATGCTCCTCCTAATCTTGGTTATTACATCTATTCCATGGGTAAAAATAAAAAAACAGGAACAATAGCGGGAACTGATTATTATGAAGACGACGTAAATAATTGGGATGTGAAAAAGAGTTGGAGAGAAGAGTATTAGAAATGAAAAATAAAAATAATTACCAATTACCCCGCCTGCCAAATATTGGCGGGCAGGCATTTACGGTTTACCGTTTACGAAAAGGCGGTTTCTCCTTCATCGAACT
Proteins encoded:
- a CDS encoding prepilin-type N-terminal cleavage/methylation domain-containing protein, producing MKVKLPITKGGFTPLEIKSKEELASNNIARANEKTRIFPISYGRQRYNGDLSLTGFTLIELMVVIAIIGILAAIMIPNVIKHLEKGKEAKATADIDILVKAVSLFQIDNGELPGQLSQLWLTGVGGPYISSDEGESLDTPWDGTYVITSGTSSYTIATTDIGNEGEPKVSKKIIFE
- a CDS encoding type II secretion system protein GspG yields the protein MKKKQKFSNYELPFIPKKSEIFGDSILGISLKFQRANYHLPEAGFTLMELMVVIAIIVLLAGIMTPNVARRLERAKMTRAEADIAAIENAIAMYENDTGRYPEDTHSTASWDSIDVLAWRLTAREPDGTPEPLISNDRNWHGPYIKGIDEDSWKEYYVYMKNEHSTNPPTQGTDYPASGDGGSVDAPPNLGYYIYSMGKNKKTGTIAGTDYYEDDVNNWDVKKSWREEY